From the genome of Lycorma delicatula isolate Av1 chromosome 11, ASM4794821v1, whole genome shotgun sequence, one region includes:
- the LOC142332309 gene encoding deoxycytidylate deaminase-like isoform X1 produces MAVAFLTSKRSKDPCTQVGACIVNNDKKIVGKGCNACHAEMIAVLNKDSSDVKDCTIYVTLFTCNECAKKFIQSGIKEVVYMSDKHSKKVTTVAAKRMFNKSKVIYRKCTPKNPEIVINFTDLNNIFHSYQMDAPVKSVHIYQNLFYFLTCFFFSFLL; encoded by the exons ATGGCTGTTGCATTTCTTACGTCAAAAAGAAGTAAAGATCCATGTACTCAAGTTGGTGCTTGTATAGtaaataatgataagaaaataGTTGGCAAAGGTTGTAATG CTTGCCATGCAGAAATGATTGCCGTACTAAATAAAGATTCATCAGATGTAAAGGATTGTACAATATATGTGACATTATTTACATGTAATGAATGTGCTAAGAAATTTATACAGTCTGGAATAAAAGAAGTTGTATATATGTCAGATAAGCATTCAAAAAAAGTTACAACAGTTGCTGCTAAAAGGATGTTCAATAAATCTAAAGTTATTTATAG gaaatgtaCACCTAAAAATCCAGAAATTGTAATCAactttacagatttgaataatatatttcacaGTTACCAGATGGATGCACCAGTGAAATCTGTTCacatatatcaaaatttattttatttcttaacatgtttttttttttcatttttgttgtaa
- the LOC142332470 gene encoding uncharacterized protein LOC142332470, which produces MFQKASFLNPYRGNKSSSKPENNTYRALKLQTNKNVLLSTAVCNTVDKHGNYQTCRVLLDSGSQANICTMEFARKIVLTLTKNNLPISGINNSLCQSNYSVTVKLYSRYENFTLDIVCAVLPNLTDNLPAESFYSSHIEKFWEVEEPILVKQTSHDNSICERNFIENTIRNKDGRFIVTLPCKSDNIKLGDSLNNAKNRFLSLERKLIQDPSFKKGYSNFINEYINLGHMSELNSKDLLIPDSEVFYLPHHAVFKETSLTTKLRVVFDGSAKSSNGLSLNDTLMIGPTVQQDLFSIILRFRVHNYVITKMYRQILVTQKDSNLQRMLWRENPEQDLKHYALRTVTCTTSASFLATCCLV; this is translated from the exons ATGTTCCAAAAAGCATCATTCCTTAATCCATACAGAGGAAATAAATCTAGCTCTAAGCCTGAAAATAATACTTATCgtgcattaaaattacaaacaaacaaaaatgttctaTTGTCTACTGCTGTGTGCAATACTGTGGACAAACATGGAAATTATCAGACATGTAGAGTGTTGCTTGATTCAGGCAGTCAAGCTAATATCTGCACAATGGAATTTGCTCGTAAAATTGTGctaactttaacaaaaaataatcttccaaTTTCTGGAATTAATAACTCGTTATGTCAATCAAATTACAGTGTCACAGTTAAACTATACTCTCGCTATGAAAACTTTACATTAGACATTGTTTGTGCTGTATTACCTAACCTAACTGACAATCTTCCTGCTGAATCATTTTATTCATCTCAT ATAGAAAAATTCTGGGAGGTAGAAGAACCTATTTTAGTCAAACAAACCTCTCATGATAATTCAATATGTGAaagaaatttcatagaaaatacaattagaaataagGATGGTAGATTTATAGTTACATTACCTTGTAAATCAGATAACATCAAACTTGGTGATTCTCTTAATAAcgccaaaaatagatttttgtcttTAGAACGTAAGCTTATTCAAGACCCTAGTTTTAAGAAGGGatactctaattttattaatgaatatataaacctAGGTCATATGTCTGAACTTAATTCAAAGGATTTATTGATACCTGACTCAGAAGTTTTTTATCTACCTCATCACGCTGTTTTCAAGGAAACAAGCTTAACAACCAAACTAAGAGTTGTGTTTGACGGCTCAGCCAAATCCAGCAATGGTCTATCTCTGAATGATACACTAATGATAGGACCTACGGTCCAACAagacttattttcaataattttaagatttagagTCCATAATTATGTTATCACAAAAATGTACAGACAGATTCTAGTTACTCAGAAGGACAGTAATTTGCAAAGAATGCTGTGGCGTGAAAACCCTGAACAAGACTTAAAGCATTATGCCTTAAGAACAGTAACTTGTACAACTAGTGCCTCATTTTTAGCTACTTGTTGTTTAGTTTAA
- the LOC142332309 gene encoding deoxycytidylate deaminase-like isoform X2 — protein MAVAFLTSKRTCHAEMIAVLNKDSSDVKDCTIYVTLFTCNECAKKFIQSGIKEVVYMSDKHSKKVTTVAAKRMFNKSKVIYRKCTPKNPEIVINFTDLNNIFHSYQMDAPVKSVHIYQNLFYFLTCFFFSFLL, from the exons ATGGCTGTTGCATTTCTTACGTCAAAAAGAA CTTGCCATGCAGAAATGATTGCCGTACTAAATAAAGATTCATCAGATGTAAAGGATTGTACAATATATGTGACATTATTTACATGTAATGAATGTGCTAAGAAATTTATACAGTCTGGAATAAAAGAAGTTGTATATATGTCAGATAAGCATTCAAAAAAAGTTACAACAGTTGCTGCTAAAAGGATGTTCAATAAATCTAAAGTTATTTATAG gaaatgtaCACCTAAAAATCCAGAAATTGTAATCAactttacagatttgaataatatatttcacaGTTACCAGATGGATGCACCAGTGAAATCTGTTCacatatatcaaaatttattttatttcttaacatgtttttttttttcatttttgttgtaa